One part of the Lycium ferocissimum isolate CSIRO_LF1 chromosome 8, AGI_CSIRO_Lferr_CH_V1, whole genome shotgun sequence genome encodes these proteins:
- the LOC132066483 gene encoding uncharacterized protein LOC132066483: MNGAVEAANKNIKRILRKMTDNHKGWHEHLPYALLGYRTMARTLVGATPYLLVCGTEAVIPAEVEISSLRIIQEAELDNAEWVQARYEQLALIDEKMMVDVCHGQLYWQRIERAFNKQVRTGLFQIGQLVLKWIFPHQDEYKGKFAPNWQGPYVVCKVLSGGAVVLAETDGQERPKTINSDAIKCYYA, from the coding sequence ATGAACGGAGCCGTAGAAgcagccaacaagaatatcaagaggatattgaGGAAGATGACTGATAATCACAAGGGTTGGCACGAGCATTTGCCTTATGCTTTACTAGGATACCGTACTATGGCCAGGACTTTAGTAGGAGCAACTCCATACTTGCTGGTCTGCGGAACTGAAGCAGTCATACCCGCCGAAGTTGAGATATCGTCCCTGAGAATCATTCAAGAAGCAGAATTAGACAATGCTGAATGGGTCCAAGCTCGTTATGAGCAATTGGCTTTAATTGATGAGAAAATGATGGTTGATGTATGTCACGGGCAATTGTACTGGCAAAGGATAGAACGAGCTTTCAACAAACAAGTCAGAACCGGACTTTTTCAGATCGGGCAACTGGTGCTCAAATGGATTTTTCCACACCAAGATGAATACAAGGGGAAATTTGCTCCCAACTGGCAAGGTCCTTATGTGGTCTGCAAGGTACTCTCCGGAGGAGCGGTAGTATTGGCAGAAACGGATGGTCAAGAGAGGCCAAAGACGATCAACTCAGATGCAATCAAGTGCTACTATGCATGA